DNA sequence from the Malus sylvestris chromosome 10, drMalSylv7.2, whole genome shotgun sequence genome:
TCAATGAGTATCCAAATGTACAAAAATTCCACTCGATCTTAAAAATAAGATTTTAAAACCAATCACATCAATGAACAAAGCTCCAATTTTTGTTAATTAGCTAGACCAGCCTTTGTTTAATTCAATGGCTGAATCCATCTTCCTTATAACTTAAAGTTGAACCATGTCAAGAAGCCACCTATTGATCTTGATTTGATGCAGAGACTAGAGAGGGTCTGCACGAGTATATATACGCACAAAGTTATGATTGCGTGCATTAAAAACGATTCAgacagaaagaagaaggagaggagACTACGCCACTACAACAATGAGATATTATATTTTTGACTAATTGAATTATTAGTCCCATAATGATAGTGTAGTTGAAAAATAGTTATGTAGTAagaaaattagaatttaaacTATATATGTTGAAGTCTGTTAGAATTTAtactaaaaattaaaagttcCATCAAATTTTTGTTAATGGTCAGCAAGTGGGGTTGGCTCATGTGAGTCATGTATTAGTAATTAACAGAAAATTGACGACATTTTCAATTTTAGACAtaaattttatcaaattttacaACAGAGCTATCTTCTAACTATCAAATATTAATCCAAGCCTTTTTTGTTTAATCAAATCAGAAACACATGTCATGTAATAGATTGTTTAAcgtgttataaaaaaaatatgtaccaTTTATATTTACGGTATAttgatgaaaaaataaatttatgtgtttgtagtttaaatgaaataataaaatgTATTTAAGTATATAAAATGTTACTCCACACAAGGAAGGGGagatttttctctctaaagtgctTAAATTACCCCCTGAGACACGGAACTACCAAGCCTCTCCCATGAATTTAAGCCACGTGTCGTCGTGATTACGGAACGGTCTGAATTGCACAGAGACTTCCCTCTGTGTCTTTTTTGCCTTGCCCTTTTGTCTTACTTCGTCTCTACCCATTTGACAGAACAGCACCACAGTATTCCCTTTTTCCTTCctcgatttttttttaaaaaatttgtttttcaaattttttcaatgcaattttttttagggaGGGTCCTACAATTTCAGACCTGCAGTCTTATTTGTGTGGAGTCTACAGCTCTATATATAGTGGCTATTTCCATATTACATGGTACTCTGCAATCCCTCCATATTTTTAACTCACTTTTGCCAAACTGTTtaacccaaaagcaaaaaaaaccaGTAAAATTTTGTGGAGTTTGGAGATGGAAGAAAAGCTTTCGAGATCAAGATTCAAGAGGGTTTGTGTGTTTTGTGGCAGCAGTACTGGGAAGAGGAACTGCTACAAAGATGCTGCCATTGAATTAGCTGAAGAGCTGGTACTTTTCTTCTTCACTTTTCCCTCCAAactccaaaattttcaattttattactgGGGTTGCTCTATTTTCCATTTTAATCACTCTGGTTtggtttatttttcaaatttattacTTGGGTTGGCCTATTTTTTGGTTCtgaaatttggggttttttaaaatttttcttcttttttttctgaaGGTTTCAAGGAGGCTTGACCTTGTGTATGGTGGAGGGAGCATCGGGCTGATGGGTCTGGTTTCCCAGGCTGTTTATCATGGTGGAGGGAATGTTCTTGGGTACAATCACATCTCTAGATTTTCACTTTTTCTTGGGTTTCTCAAATGTTTTCTATTTCTTCTTAATTTATGTATTTTACATATGCATTTGcctaattaaatatatttttgctTCACATTTGTGCAGGATCATACCAAGAACTTTAATGTGTAAAGAGGTGCAAAATCTAATCTCTCACATTTGGGTTTTTCTCAATCCCTTTTATAGTTTGTacaaatttgttttcttttttttcggtACTGGTTCAAAGTTTAGCCTTTTTTTTGGTTTCAAGCGTGCAAATCTCTCTAAAAAATTGTATGCATGTTGGGTCTTTTGAGCCTCAGATTACAGGTGAAACAGTTGGAGAGGTAAGGCCGGTAGCCGACATGCACCAAAGGAAGGCAGAAATGGCCCGCCATTCCGATTGCTTCATTGCCCTACCAGGTCccatctccctctccctctctttcctcacccctctctctctacaaaaaaagttttgcccttttGTTTAAATAAGCTAATCAGTGGATTTTCTTTTGTATTACTTTTGGCCTATCAGGTGGCTATGGAACTTTGGAGGAGTTGCTAGAAGTGATCACTTGGGCACAGCTTGGAATCCATGACAAACCTGTAAGAACACACCAGAAGGGAGATTACTATTACTAGAAACTTTAGAACCAAGAGCTTTGGCCTTGAAAGTTTGAAgctttattatattaattattttcgttTTCTGCAAACAATTTTTTTGCAGGTGGGATTGCTGAATGTTGATGGATACTACAACTACCTCCTCACTTTTATTGACAAAGCCGTGGATGATGGCTTTATCAAGCCTTCCCAGCGCCACATCATAGTCTCTGCCCCCAATGCCAAAGAGCTTGTCCAAAAACTTGAGGTCTCATATAATTTCTTTTCCCATTTCATTAAACACTTTGTGTGCAGATATTCTATGATTCTTTCCAAAactcaaaaatgaaaaaaaatgaaactgtCCAGAAAGAATCTTGATGATTAAATCACCCTTTTGGTgtctgtttttgttttggggttttgtttggtAGGAGTATGTGCCAGTGCATGATGGAGCCATAGCCAAAGCAAGGTGGGAGGttgagcagcagcagcagcaacaggtGGTGGTGGGGTTCAATGCAGGTGCAGCTGCTGCTGCTTTGCAGACAGAGGTAGCTTTGTGAAGGGGTTTTAGACAAATGGAAAGTAAGGGATGAATGCTAGGGAAAAAAGGTGTTGCTTTTTGGGTCTTTGATTTTGGTGATGATATTAATATAAGACCAGGCATACCATAATGGTATGATAAGGTTTGATTGACAAGGAGATAAAAAGGAAAGAACTACAACACTGACTGGTTGactgctctccaaatcgttttgttgttttaatttaggttttaatGTCTTATTAGTTATTAAGTTTCTGGGATATTAAGCTCTGGTTGTATTTTTGTGATCCACTGGAATTATGTACAAAGATTATTATATAGAAAGAACAAGAAGCAAGATCCAAAAAATTTGCAGTAGCTGCAGCAGCtttattctctttttcttcattGCTCTCTAGGGCATGCATGTTATTGCTGTTGCCGGTGTTGTAATTTCTCTCTTTCCAtctcttttatttttccctGCAAAATTTAAGGTACTGTGGTGAGTGAGGGTGTGATGATTTAAACATTTTTGCATCATTTGGGGGACCTTGAGTTAGATGTGGCCCATTTTTGTTTGACAGGTGTGGGACCCTCTATGGCCACCTTGTGTTTTGATTAGTGACCAGACTCTGTAGTACTCTCTTGagcttttcattttgtttaattttctttttgttctatAAAATTTACATTAAGCATGAATATTAGAGTTATATTAATCTCTTACATTTGTAATGTTTACttaacccatgaaattcaaaacaCGTAAAAACTCCATATTAAAAGCCGCAGTTCAATTCTCAGAAGTGAGAAATCAAATTAACTGTATTGAAttaagggaaaatttgaaatatatCTAATTTTATAGGCTTACTTTTGAAATATGACCAATtttgggagactttggatgcggtccctagttatgaacagtctttgactgaaaccttgttggttttcaatttttgatccaagtccctgaaattaattgataatttatttctatgtacgttactatattttttaaattaaaaattaaaatttatagttgtttatagtaatgagattttaaataaaaaaccataatttgtgggattaaaaatattaaaatataaatatactattgtgtgtgtgtgtgtgtaaacatgggtacattcataaaaaataaccaaaaaattattgtatcaaaacatgggtacattcttcaaaatgggtacatttagcaaaaataaaaatgggtacaaataaataaaaaaatatgggtacaatacaaataaaacttcaaaaaatatgggcacaaaaagaaattaatatatgggtacaaattaaaactgaaaggaaaattggtacaaattaaaaaagggttgcaaattaaaaatgagtacaaactaaaaataaaaatatatgataaaaaatttagccataaatataaatataataattgtaacatttttaatattaaatgaatatatttagaaataaaaaatattttattattgaaataattaatgatattattaatacaaaggaccttgatcaaaaattgaaaagtaataaggttttaatcaatagagtagtaaaaataaggatgaaaacctaattactcctttaTTATATTACCTAAATTACATTGTTTTTGTGATGAACTTTGCAACATCCGGAGAGATAAAAGGTGATCAATTCTGTGACGTCCTTGACACGTGATGTAAGTGATGCTGTTGCTATTAGATTTGTTGGACAAGGTTTGTCTGCCTTCTTGTTTTCGTGTCCTCCTGTTTtatgtggtcatggttaagtcacttcaacattttatattgttttttttatagagataataagacaaaaatgaatagtaatataaaatgttgacatggtttaaccgtgaccacacaaataggaGGACATGGGAGGGCACGGaaacaaggagggcagacaatccttatccaGATTGTTGGCTACCTGATCCAGTCAGCAAAACTGAAATGTCTTTTTATTATATACTTTtgtgggtttttatcacaaatggtcctcaAAATTAAccctcaccatcaagatggtcattgaaattgaaaatcaatcaatgtagtctttgaaaataggtgtcgcaaatcaatgtggtacttccgtcacaattctgtcaaaaaatttgttaagtgctgatgtggcacataaatgggccccataaatcattttttcttacaaatggtcattgaaattgactcacgacatcaaaatggtccttgaaattaacatatgacatcaaaatggtccctaaagttgaaaattgatcaatgtagtcctcAAGTAAGTGTTAGATCAATGTAGTCACTCTATCATAATTTCTGTCAAAAATTATGTTATGTactgatgtgacacataaatggatcacacaagtttaattaaatttaaaaaaaattacaaataggcttaataatttaatagttaataaaaaaattgtcaacccAAAAAC
Encoded proteins:
- the LOC126585909 gene encoding cytokinin riboside 5'-monophosphate phosphoribohydrolase LOG5-like, yielding MEEKLSRSRFKRVCVFCGSSTGKRNCYKDAAIELAEELVSRRLDLVYGGGSIGLMGLVSQAVYHGGGNVLGIIPRTLMCKEITGETVGEVRPVADMHQRKAEMARHSDCFIALPGGYGTLEELLEVITWAQLGIHDKPVGLLNVDGYYNYLLTFIDKAVDDGFIKPSQRHIIVSAPNAKELVQKLEEYVPVHDGAIAKARWEVEQQQQQQVVVGFNAGAAAAALQTEVAL